A region from the Argonema galeatum A003/A1 genome encodes:
- a CDS encoding Ycf34 family protein, translating to MCICINCHYVDRCTTYNAVETQHQVPHLTETPDFEANEPSINVNIRTREDYIEMEWDVVGCNSFKQETGKWVRLRPGELVPT from the coding sequence ATGTGTATTTGCATTAACTGCCATTATGTAGACCGCTGCACCACCTACAATGCAGTAGAAACTCAGCATCAGGTGCCTCACCTGACGGAAACGCCCGATTTTGAAGCTAACGAACCGAGCATTAACGTCAACATTCGTACCCGTGAAGATTATATTGAGATGGAGTGGGATGTTGTCGGCTGTAATAGCTTTAAGCAAGAGACGGGCAAGTGGGTGAGATTGCGTCCAGGTGAGTTGGTGCCAACTTGA
- the tsaB gene encoding tRNA (adenosine(37)-N6)-threonylcarbamoyltransferase complex dimerization subunit type 1 TsaB: MPNLLDPGKYGLALHTTTPELGIALSDFTDDSRCQTWDLGHDLSTHLHQYLAEFIKPQTWADLAFIAVAKGPGGFTGTRIGVVTARTLAQQMDIPLFAVSTLAAVCQEELAKNSGQAIAIQLPAHRGEIFVAIYQVSSTGSGLTQLLPDTVMKPEKWQQTLENWPNSYQLVQASDKLGASVSSVLQLAYLDWQNGLRPHWSEALPFYGQHPIEDKNVG, encoded by the coding sequence ATGCCAAACTTGTTAGATCCTGGGAAATACGGCCTTGCTCTACACACTACCACCCCAGAATTAGGTATAGCCCTGAGTGATTTTACAGATGACTCCCGCTGCCAAACCTGGGACTTGGGGCACGATTTATCAACCCACTTACACCAGTACTTAGCCGAGTTTATCAAGCCTCAGACTTGGGCTGACTTGGCCTTTATTGCCGTAGCGAAAGGCCCAGGCGGCTTCACGGGCACTCGCATTGGTGTCGTTACTGCCCGTACCCTAGCCCAACAGATGGATATTCCCTTGTTTGCTGTATCCACATTAGCAGCGGTTTGTCAAGAGGAATTGGCAAAAAATTCTGGACAAGCGATCGCAATTCAATTACCTGCCCATCGCGGTGAAATATTCGTCGCTATCTATCAGGTATCCTCAACTGGTTCTGGTTTAACTCAGCTATTGCCAGACACGGTGATGAAACCGGAAAAATGGCAACAAACTCTGGAAAATTGGCCTAATTCCTATCAGTTGGTGCAAGCATCAGATAAATTGGGTGCATCTGTTTCCAGCGTGTTACAACTCGCCTATTTGGACTGGCAAAATGGATTGCGTCCCCATTGGTCGGAAGCGCTACCTTTTTACGGTCAGCACCCAATAGAGGACAAAAATGTTGGATGA